The window GTAATAGTCAGATAACCCCAGTAAACTCTAAGACCACAACCGACCTTGAGGCATCCTGACTGGCAATTAAATATGCAGCCAGTCCGCAAACTATGACACAAAtataaatacactgaaaaaaaaaaaaacacacaaaaaaaaccacgaaTAATATTCAGCTAAGGATCTGTAAGTCACATAAAAGAGGCGGTCTCACCCTTGCAGTACCGGGCGGTGGCTGCGGGCGCCGCTGTTCACCacggaggagaggaaggagcggAGCGTTGCAGCCAGCCCCGCCCGCGGCGACTCGGCTCGCTCGGCCGCAACAGCGGCCGGCTCATCCGCTCGCTGGCTGTCTCTGCGGCCGGGCGGGCTGCAAGCGGCCACGCGGTGCGGAGCCGTGCTGCAGCGAGGCGGAGGGGCCAGCGAGAGCGGACGGCGGCGGAGCCGGAGTCGGGGACGGGAAccggagcaggaggaggagcaacAGTCTAAGCCAAAGCGACTATCTTGAGTCGGAGCCGGGGGCGGAAACCGGAGCGAGATTCTGATCCAGAGCCGGAGGCGAAGAgtcggggcggcggcggggagctgtCGGCGGGCGtccggtggcggcggggccgtggcgGAGATGTGCGCGGCGAGAGAAGGGCGCTGGGGCCGGAGGCAGCGAGCGCTGCTGTGCTGCGTGTTGGTGGCGGCGTGGGAGGCGGCGTGGGGGCAGCTGCGCTACTCGGTGCCCGAGGAGCTGCCCAAGGGCTCTTTCGTGGGCGACGTGGCCAAGGACCTGGCGCTGCAGCCGGGGGCGTTCCGCGACCGCGGCGCCCGCATCCTGGACCGAGGTAGGACGAGGTATTTCGCTCTGCATGGGAACAGCGGCCACCTGGTGACGGCGAAGAGGCTAGACCGAGAGCAGCTGTGCCGGCTGGTGGAGCGATGCGTACTGCGCTGCGAGGTGATCGTGGAAGGCGAGATGAAAATTTACGAGATCGAAGTGGAAATCACGGACATAAACGACAACGCGCCAAGTTTCCGAGAGTCCGAAATGGAACTGAGAATGAGCGAGATGACAGCTCCCGGCTCGCGCTTTCCCTTGTCTAAAGCTCGTGACCCGGACGTGGGAGTGAATTCCCTACAGAGCTACGAGCTGAGCGGCGACGAGCACTTCTCGCTGTCCGTGCAGGCGGGAGCCGACGGGGAGAAGCGTCCCGAGGTGGTGCTGGCCAAGGCGCTGGACCGGGAGGAGGCGGCGTTTCACGAGCTGGTGCTGATGGCGAGCGACGGCGGCGAGCCTGCGCGGACGGGCACGGCGCGCATCCGCGTGTCTGTGCTGGACGCCAACGACAACGCGCCCGTGTTCAGCCAGGCGGTGTACGCGGTGCGCGTGCCCGAGGACGTGCCCGTTGGCTCCACGCTCCTCACCCTCACGGCCACCGACGCCGACGAGGGACTCAACGGGAACGTGAAATACTCGCTTAAGACAGCGATGGACATAGCATCAGAAATTTTCCACCTGGATGCCGAGACGGGATCGATCAGGCTGGTGAGGAGCCTGGACTTCGAGGAAGGCGACTCCTACGAACTGGAGGTTCAGGCACATGACGGCGGCGGCCTTTTTGACACGGCTACAGTCTCGATCTCGGTGATCGACGTGAACGACAACGCACCCGAGCTGACTGTGTCGTCGGCGCTGAGCGAGATCTCGGAGGACGCGCCTTCGGGGACGGTGGTGGCCCTGCTGCACGTGCAGGACCGGGACTCGGGCGCCAACGGCGAGGTGCGTTGCTCGCTGGTCGGCGACGTGCCGTTCCGCCTGCGGAGCTCGGTGGGCAGCTACTACAGCGTGGTGACGGCGCGGGAGCTGGACcgggaggaggtgtcggagtACAACGTGACGGTGCGGGCGGCGGACGGCGGGTCGCCGTCGCTGCGGAGCAGCGCGGTGCTGGCGCTGCGCGTGCTGGACGTGAACGACAACGCGCCGGTGTTCGCGGAGGCGCGCTACAGCGCCCGTCTGTCCGAGAACAACGCCGAGGGCGCGCTGGTGCTGACGGTGCGCGCGTGGGACGCGGACTGGGGGCAGAACGCGCGCGTGCGGTACCGGCTGGCGGAGGGGCGTGTGCGGGGCGCGCCGCTCTCGTCCTACGTGTCGGTGCAGGCGGAGACGGGCGCGCTGTACGCGCTGCGCTCGTTCGACTACGAGGAGGTGCGCGAGGTGGGGCTGTGGGTGCGGGCGGAGGACGGCGGCGCGCCGGCGCTGAGCAGCAACGTGTCGGTGCGGCTGCTGATCGTGGACGAGAACGACAACGCGCCGCAGGTGCTGTAcccgccggcggcggcggcggcggcggctccgggcgcGGGCTGGACGGGCGTGGAGCTGGCGCCGCGCTCGGCGGAGCCCGGCGCGCTGGTGGCCAAGGTGGTGGCGGTGGACGCGGACGCGGGGCAGAACGCGTGGCTGTCCTACGAGCTGGCCAAGGCGACGGAGCCGGGGCTCTTCCGCGTGGGGCTGCACAGCGGCGAGGTGCGCACGGCGCGCTCGCCGCTGGCCCGCGACGCGCCCAGGCAcagcctggtggtggtggtgaaggacCAGGGCCGGCCGGCGCTGTCGGCCACGGCCACGCTGACGGTGGTGCTGGCCGAGAGCGTGGCCGAGCTGCTCTCGGAGCTGGGCAGCGCGGCGGCGCCGGCCGAGCCCGCCGGCAGCCTGACGCGCTGGCTGGTGCTGGCCGTGGCGGCCGTGTCCTGCCTCTTCCtcgccttcctgctgctgctgctggcgctgcgcCTGCGGCGCTGGCGCCGCTCGCAGCTGCTGCCGCCGGCCAGCGGCGCCTTGCGCGGCGTCCCGGCCTCGCACTTCGTGGGCATCGACGGCGTCCGCGCCTTCCTGCACTCCTACTCGCACGAGGTGTCGCTCACCGCCGACTCGCGCAAGAGCCAGCGGCGCTGGGCGGCCGACAGCTGCTGCAAcaccctcccggcccggccgccgcccgaCAAGGCCGCGCCGCTGCTCGGGGACGACGTTGCCGGCGCCCGCGGCGCACAGCCCGACGCCCTCCCGGTGAGTGGCTCCGGACACCGCGACGCCCTCCCTCTCGGCGCTTGCCTCCCTTcctgctcctttcctttctgtcccCGGTCTCCTTCGTGGCCGGGGAGGTTTGCTGCTGAGCGAGGCACAGCTTCGTTGGGTATTGGGTTGTGGGTGACTGGCTCTGGCTCAGGGAATCTACGCACAGGCTCTGCTGCCAGTGTTACACTTGGCGTGGAAGGCAGGGGACGAGAGATGGTTTCCACCTGCAACTTTGCTCGAGATGGACTTCTAacgttttttccccttccagctcGTTGCTCCTTTCATCCCCTGACATGTATCATGcaggttttccttttgtttttacctgTTCTGAGTATATGTACACTTGAGATTATCAGGTGGTTAGGGTACATCATCCTGATAGCCCATATGCTTGATCCGTAGTGTGAGGCTGTCTTAAAAAGTGTCTTAATGTGACCATCTTTCATTTGTCTGCTTCTCCTCTATGCTCTCCCAGTGTATCTTTTACTGCATGAAGATCTTCTGAGGacagaaatgtctgttttcctgTAATGAATATCAGAAAGACAATCCTAAATGTTCTATTCATGGTGTGCTGTGTGCGAAAGGGTTTTGGAGGAAAGAGGAGTGTTTGAGCATTGACTTCATCAGAACTGAAGAGACTTTACTAGCAAGCACATGCCATTGCAACCGTTGTATCATGGCTTCATTGCTTCAACTTCTGTCGTATAATATTTGTTTAGATTTAGGAATGGAGTGTCAAGACTGAGAGTGAAGTTCTTTTCATGTCCtgcagtttttgcatttttgcctTGTTTGTTGTCAATGTCAAAAGTAGGCCTCAGTGTGGCAGAGAACCCTTAAAAGACTGGAAGATTTGTTATCAGTTTTTGGACTTGGGGAAGCTGTTCACATACATACCTTGAAACTTTACTGCTCTGAGGTGAAAGTCTTTGATATCCTTATGTTTCCCTAAAATGCCCCGGAATGATAAGCCCTTATCAGTGGCTGATATACAGCCAGAATTTGGTTATTGAGAGCGGTGCAACTGCTGTGAATGCAGAGGAATGAGGGTGAGTGGTTGGTTCTGAATGCAGAAAACAGGTGTGTCAGCAATGATATTGTTTGGACAGTGGTTTGATTTCATTGTGAATGCAAATTTCTTTAGCATTTATGCACCAATTTATCCTGGATTCACTATCCTGAAAGGCAATGCTAATCCTCTGCTACCAAAATGTTCTGCACATAAACTGTGTATGTAGAGCTATGATGTCTGAGTATAATGGTTTCTGATACCTGTGACAATCCTCATTAATCAACCCCTACCTGCATTAGGGTATAGTGTTTCTCCCTTGTTATAATTCCATGTTCAGGTCTTTGTTTGCAGGAAGGCTGTGCTTCATATTTCCCATTCCTGGATATGCCTTTTACATTTGCAAATACAAAGTTAGTATTGCAGCAAATCCTGATCACCCTTGAGAAGGTCCTATCAGCCACCTGGAGACAAATATTTGTGTATAAAGGAAGCGAAACAGAAGGTCAGACTGAATCTGTGTTTATTGTTCGCAAGACTTAGCATGAGAAAGGGTCCCATACTAAGGCCTTTACATGTACAGTTTTATATTCTTTCAAGATGAGACgaacacaaaatggaaaaacagaagagagcGGATGAACATTTCTTAGAA is drawn from Anser cygnoides isolate HZ-2024a breed goose chromosome 14, Taihu_goose_T2T_genome, whole genome shotgun sequence and contains these coding sequences:
- the LOC136786365 gene encoding protocadherin gamma-A10-like, producing the protein MCAAREGRWGRRQRALLCCVLVAAWEAAWGQLRYSVPEELPKGSFVGDVAKDLALQPGAFRDRGARILDRGRTRYFALHGNSGHLVTAKRLDREQLCRLVERCVLRCEVIVEGEMKIYEIEVEITDINDNAPSFRESEMELRMSEMTAPGSRFPLSKARDPDVGVNSLQSYELSGDEHFSLSVQAGADGEKRPEVVLAKALDREEAAFHELVLMASDGGEPARTGTARIRVSVLDANDNAPVFSQAVYAVRVPEDVPVGSTLLTLTATDADEGLNGNVKYSLKTAMDIASEIFHLDAETGSIRLVRSLDFEEGDSYELEVQAHDGGGLFDTATVSISVIDVNDNAPELTVSSALSEISEDAPSGTVVALLHVQDRDSGANGEVRCSLVGDVPFRLRSSVGSYYSVVTARELDREEVSEYNVTVRAADGGSPSLRSSAVLALRVLDVNDNAPVFAEARYSARLSENNAEGALVLTVRAWDADWGQNARVRYRLAEGRVRGAPLSSYVSVQAETGALYALRSFDYEEVREVGLWVRAEDGGAPALSSNVSVRLLIVDENDNAPQVLYPPAAAAAAAPGAGWTGVELAPRSAEPGALVAKVVAVDADAGQNAWLSYELAKATEPGLFRVGLHSGEVRTARSPLARDAPRHSLVVVVKDQGRPALSATATLTVVLAESVAELLSELGSAAAPAEPAGSLTRWLVLAVAAVSCLFLAFLLLLLALRLRRWRRSQLLPPASGALRGVPASHFVGIDGVRAFLHSYSHEVSLTADSRKSQRRWAADSCCNTLPARPPPDKAAPLLGDDVAGARGAQPDALPVSGSGHRDALPLGACLPSCSFPFCPRSPSWPGRFAAERGTASLGIGLWVTGSGSGNLRTGSAASVTLGVEGRGREMVSTCNFARDGLLTFFPLPARCSFHPLTCIMQVFLLFLPVLSICTLEIIRWLGYIILIAHMLDP